In the Flavisolibacter tropicus genome, one interval contains:
- a CDS encoding ribulokinase — protein MSSYVIGVDFGTDSVRALLVNAHTGEEVATAVHSYKRWAEGLYCNPAHAQFRQHPLDYIEGLEASITQVLSQVSDTVKSGVVGISVDTTGSTPVAVDEKATPLALLPEFADNPNAMFILWKDHTANEEAREINELARTWEVDYTKYSGGLYSSEWFWSKILHTIRIDDAVAAKAYSWLEHCDWIPALLTGNTDPHSIKRGRCAAGHKAMWHEEFGGLPSDKFLSALDFRMKGLRSRLYTETYTSDHAAGTLSAEWSRRLGLSENVVVGVGAIDAHFGAVGAKIEPFHLVKVMGTSTCDMLIAPTSLFEGICIKGICGQVDGSIIPGMLAMEAGQSAYGDLFQWFSQLLSFPVRTLFGDTLPKGMIDKMIAQILPTLNDKAATLPVTASDAVALDWINGRRTPDVDLDMKCMISGIHLGTDAVSIYKTLVEATAFGSKAIVERYEEEGVTISKVIALGGLSKKAAFVMQTLANILELPIAVVKSEQACALGAAMFAATAAGVYPAIGDAQAAMHSGYEKEYYPEENKRAVYQELYKKYKDLGAFAKKNKHQKKTNATESVN, from the coding sequence ATGAGTTCATATGTTATTGGTGTCGACTTTGGGACCGACTCGGTGCGTGCTTTATTAGTGAATGCACATACCGGCGAGGAGGTAGCTACGGCTGTACATAGCTATAAGCGGTGGGCAGAAGGGTTGTATTGTAATCCGGCGCATGCCCAATTCCGGCAACATCCGCTGGATTATATAGAAGGCTTGGAAGCATCGATTACACAAGTGCTTAGTCAGGTTTCGGATACGGTTAAGAGTGGAGTGGTGGGTATTTCTGTGGATACAACAGGATCAACGCCTGTAGCTGTGGATGAAAAGGCCACTCCCTTAGCCTTGTTGCCCGAATTTGCCGACAATCCCAATGCCATGTTTATTCTTTGGAAGGATCATACGGCCAATGAAGAAGCGCGGGAAATAAACGAACTGGCCAGGACTTGGGAAGTAGATTATACAAAATATTCCGGTGGCTTGTATTCTTCTGAATGGTTCTGGTCAAAGATCCTGCATACGATACGCATTGATGATGCGGTGGCCGCTAAGGCCTATTCCTGGCTGGAGCATTGCGATTGGATACCGGCCTTACTAACAGGAAACACAGACCCTCACTCTATCAAAAGAGGTCGTTGTGCCGCGGGCCATAAGGCCATGTGGCATGAGGAGTTTGGCGGGCTGCCGTCGGACAAATTTTTGTCGGCTTTGGATTTTCGCATGAAAGGACTTCGTTCTCGTCTATATACCGAAACCTATACTTCCGATCATGCAGCAGGTACATTGTCTGCTGAATGGAGTAGGCGGTTAGGGTTATCTGAAAACGTAGTTGTAGGTGTAGGTGCCATCGATGCGCATTTTGGTGCTGTTGGCGCTAAGATCGAACCCTTCCATTTGGTAAAGGTGATGGGCACATCTACCTGCGATATGTTGATTGCTCCCACATCTCTTTTTGAAGGTATTTGCATAAAAGGAATTTGTGGACAGGTAGACGGCTCTATTATTCCGGGCATGTTGGCTATGGAGGCCGGACAATCGGCCTATGGCGATCTCTTTCAATGGTTCAGTCAGTTACTGTCATTTCCTGTAAGAACGCTTTTTGGTGATACGTTGCCTAAAGGCATGATTGATAAAATGATTGCACAAATATTGCCAACACTGAATGATAAAGCAGCCACTCTACCAGTAACAGCTTCCGATGCCGTGGCGCTTGATTGGATCAATGGTCGCCGTACACCAGATGTGGACCTGGATATGAAGTGTATGATTTCTGGAATACATCTTGGAACGGATGCGGTGAGTATATATAAGACGTTGGTAGAGGCTACTGCATTTGGATCAAAAGCCATTGTGGAGCGTTATGAAGAAGAAGGTGTGACGATCAGCAAAGTGATTGCCTTAGGCGGCCTATCAAAGAAAGCGGCCTTTGTAATGCAAACGCTTGCCAATATCCTTGAGCTGCCCATCGCTGTTGTAAAAAGTGAACAAGCATGTGCCTTGGGGGCAGCTATGTTTGCGGCTACGGCAGCTGGTGTGTATCCTGCAATAGGAGATGCGCAAGCTGCCATGCATTCAGGCTATGAAAAAGAATACTATCCTGAAGAAAATAAGCGTGCTGTTTACCAGGAATTATACAAGAAGTATAAAGATCTGGGGGCTTTTGCAAAGAAGAATAAGCATCAAAAGAAAACCAATGCAACGGAGTCGGTTAATTAG
- a CDS encoding TonB-dependent receptor — translation MKRRPKLTILFYLLFFSLLAVPALAQEKFTLSGTVTAQRTGEKLPSATITVKGRNAATFTNEYGFYSLTLSKGTYTLEYSAVGLAMQTITLTLDKNQSQDISLANKEQDLEGVVVVAKKSTRSLSNPQMGVERLSISEIKNLPVLLGERDVLKTIQLLPGIKSAGEGGSGFFVRGGAADQNLILLDEATVYNASHLLGFFSTFNSDAIKDIAVYKGGMPAQYGGRLSSVLDIKMNEGNNKDYDVSGGIGLISSKLNVEGPIQKDKSSFLVSARRTYADLFLKLSPDSTINKNKLYFYDLNTKLNYKLGKNDHLYLSGYFGRDVLGFQDKFGINWGNGTGTLRWNHLFNSKLFVNTSLIFSNYNYKINIKNEANDFTIFSQIRDLNLKQDYQWFAGSRNTIRFGFNSVYHIIRPGEVRASQTSEIDDFFLQKRRAWENAAYISNTWKASDKLNLTYGLRTTAFSVLGEGNYYTIDNNGKVIDTMSYNKGEIVKTYVNAEPRIAASYLLNASSSIKAAYVRNVQNLHLVSNSTTTSPTDKWVASSNIIKPEVSDQVSVGYYKNLAANQYELTIEAYYKDMQNQIDYRNGADIYTNDAIESQLLFGKGRAYGIEWLLKKKEGRFNGWISYTLSKTERKFDGINNNKWFNARQDRTHDIAIVGSYKLNDKWTLSANWIFYTGDAVTFPTGKYTVDDRVVFYYTERNGYRMPNYHRLDLGATKQLKKRGRYSSELSFSLYNAYGRENAYTINFRESEDNPEKTEAVQTTLFKYVPSISYNFKF, via the coding sequence ATGAAAAGAAGACCAAAACTGACGATTCTCTTTTACTTGTTATTTTTCTCACTATTAGCCGTTCCGGCTCTTGCGCAGGAGAAGTTCACTCTTAGTGGAACAGTTACAGCGCAACGAACTGGCGAAAAACTACCAAGTGCCACAATAACTGTAAAAGGAAGAAATGCAGCCACGTTCACAAATGAATATGGCTTTTACTCTCTCACTTTATCAAAAGGAACGTATACCCTTGAGTATTCAGCAGTGGGATTAGCTATGCAAACCATTACACTGACGCTGGATAAGAACCAATCACAAGACATCAGTTTAGCAAACAAGGAACAGGATCTGGAAGGCGTAGTAGTGGTGGCCAAAAAAAGTACACGTAGCTTAAGCAATCCTCAAATGGGCGTTGAGCGATTAAGCATCAGTGAAATCAAGAATCTCCCTGTTTTGCTAGGTGAACGCGATGTATTAAAGACCATACAACTACTTCCTGGCATCAAATCGGCTGGAGAAGGTGGCAGTGGCTTTTTTGTACGTGGTGGAGCGGCAGACCAAAATCTTATTTTGTTAGATGAAGCCACTGTTTATAATGCATCGCATTTACTGGGTTTCTTTTCCACTTTCAATTCAGATGCTATCAAAGACATAGCGGTATACAAAGGCGGCATGCCAGCCCAGTATGGCGGGCGTCTTTCTTCCGTACTGGATATCAAAATGAATGAAGGCAATAACAAAGACTACGACGTTAGCGGCGGCATTGGCCTGATCTCTTCCAAGCTGAATGTAGAAGGCCCGATTCAAAAAGATAAATCTTCTTTCCTGGTTTCTGCCAGAAGAACCTATGCCGACCTGTTTTTAAAACTGTCGCCTGATTCTACCATTAACAAGAACAAATTGTATTTCTATGATCTGAATACCAAGCTGAATTACAAACTGGGGAAAAACGATCATCTGTACCTCTCTGGTTATTTTGGCCGCGATGTACTGGGCTTCCAGGACAAGTTTGGCATCAACTGGGGCAATGGTACCGGCACATTGCGCTGGAACCACTTGTTCAACAGCAAGTTGTTTGTGAACACCTCGCTTATTTTCAGCAATTACAACTATAAGATCAATATCAAAAATGAAGCGAACGACTTCACCATCTTCTCCCAGATTCGCGATCTCAACCTGAAACAGGACTACCAGTGGTTTGCGGGCAGCCGCAACACCATTCGCTTTGGCTTCAACTCCGTTTACCATATCATTCGACCTGGCGAAGTAAGGGCTTCTCAAACTTCCGAAATCGATGACTTCTTCTTACAAAAAAGACGCGCCTGGGAAAACGCTGCTTATATCTCTAATACCTGGAAGGCCTCCGATAAGCTCAATCTTACCTATGGCTTGCGCACTACAGCATTCAGTGTATTGGGTGAGGGCAACTATTATACAATTGACAACAATGGGAAGGTAATCGATACCATGAGTTATAATAAAGGAGAGATTGTAAAGACCTATGTAAACGCAGAACCCCGCATAGCGGCAAGCTATCTATTGAATGCCTCATCATCCATAAAAGCAGCCTATGTACGTAATGTGCAGAACCTGCACCTGGTCTCTAATTCCACTACAACCAGCCCCACAGATAAATGGGTAGCCAGTTCAAATATCATTAAACCCGAAGTGTCGGACCAGGTATCGGTGGGTTATTATAAGAACCTGGCGGCCAACCAATATGAGCTAACGATTGAGGCCTACTATAAGGACATGCAAAATCAAATTGACTACCGCAATGGCGCTGACATCTATACCAATGATGCGATTGAATCACAATTGCTGTTTGGGAAGGGAAGAGCGTATGGCATCGAGTGGCTTTTGAAGAAAAAAGAAGGCCGCTTCAATGGCTGGATCAGCTATACCCTTTCCAAAACAGAGCGAAAATTCGATGGCATCAACAACAATAAGTGGTTCAATGCCCGCCAGGACCGCACGCATGATATTGCCATTGTAGGTTCCTATAAACTCAATGACAAGTGGACACTTTCGGCCAACTGGATCTTCTACACTGGTGATGCCGTTACCTTCCCTACCGGAAAATACACCGTTGATGACCGTGTAGTTTTCTACTATACTGAACGCAATGGGTACCGTATGCCCAACTATCACCGCCTGGACTTAGGTGCTACCAAGCAACTAAAAAAGAGAGGTCGCTATTCTTCCGAGTTAAGCTTTAGTCTTTACAATGCGTATGGCCGGGAGAATGCGTACACCATCAACTTCCGGGAAAGTGAAGACAACCCGGAGAAGACCGAAGCGGTACAAACCACGCTTTTCAAATACGTGCCTTCCATTTCTTACAACTTTAAATTCTAA
- a CDS encoding DUF3748 domain-containing protein, translated as MDDLRGHALQEKQLTYGEHGFTINHTQCFSADDKWIVFDTRNEDTHISRTGTIGIVNVETGEVKPVYHTENQTAFGPGVGAASFSPIQDRVIFLRGLTNANEKQPYGFARRSCIGIDIANPLKPIAMDARDVDHPFTKGALRGGTHAHSFSGDGRWISYTYNDYVLEQHSLVDQSIKDLRVVGVMMPARVEVTDADSAENFTGEMFSAIVTEVTEQPRWGTDEIEKAFDETWIGKSGYVHKDGSRQERAIAFQGHVRDKDGNLKTEVFVVDLPNDIRQERPGKPLEGTATSRPNVPAGVTQRRVTYTNNGVQGPRHWLRSTKDGSIIAFLSSDENGHIQVFCVSPNGGDSKQLTHNAFSIQGMFNFSPDDTKLAYIGNNTLYVTELSTGKTTQLLPSFSDEERPVGGVVWSNNGKQLAYNRYTKGEKGKYLHIFLLDVAGL; from the coding sequence ATGGATGATTTGAGAGGTCATGCACTGCAGGAGAAGCAATTGACGTATGGCGAACATGGATTTACCATCAACCATACGCAATGCTTTTCTGCAGATGATAAATGGATTGTTTTTGACACAAGAAATGAGGATACACATATTAGTCGCACCGGTACCATTGGTATTGTGAATGTAGAAACGGGTGAAGTAAAGCCCGTATATCATACCGAAAACCAAACAGCGTTTGGCCCGGGCGTTGGTGCTGCCAGTTTTTCTCCTATCCAGGATCGGGTGATTTTTCTTCGTGGTTTAACCAATGCCAATGAGAAACAGCCTTACGGTTTTGCAAGACGTTCCTGTATTGGCATTGATATAGCGAATCCGTTAAAACCAATTGCAATGGATGCCCGTGATGTGGACCATCCTTTTACGAAGGGCGCATTGCGTGGTGGTACACATGCACACTCGTTCAGTGGCGATGGTCGGTGGATAAGCTATACCTATAACGACTATGTATTGGAGCAACACAGCCTGGTAGATCAATCCATAAAAGACCTGCGGGTAGTGGGTGTGATGATGCCAGCTCGGGTAGAAGTAACCGATGCTGATTCAGCAGAGAATTTTACAGGCGAAATGTTTTCGGCTATTGTTACTGAAGTTACAGAACAACCCAGGTGGGGCACCGATGAAATTGAAAAAGCTTTTGATGAAACCTGGATTGGCAAGAGTGGCTATGTGCATAAAGACGGAAGTAGACAAGAGCGGGCTATTGCTTTTCAAGGGCATGTACGCGATAAGGACGGAAACTTGAAAACGGAAGTCTTTGTTGTTGATCTGCCAAACGATATCAGGCAAGAGCGTCCCGGTAAACCACTGGAGGGAACAGCTACTAGTCGACCTAATGTTCCGGCAGGCGTTACACAACGCCGCGTTACCTATACGAATAACGGCGTGCAGGGCCCGAGACATTGGTTGCGTTCTACGAAAGACGGATCAATCATTGCCTTTCTTTCTTCTGATGAAAATGGACATATCCAAGTCTTTTGTGTGTCTCCCAATGGAGGCGATAGTAAACAGCTAACGCATAATGCGTTTTCCATTCAGGGCATGTTCAATTTTAGTCCTGATGATACCAAGCTGGCCTATATAGGAAATAATACCTTGTACGTAACAGAACTTTCTACTGGTAAAACCACTCAATTGCTACCATCCTTTTCGGATGAAGAGCGCCCTGTAGGTGGGGTGGTCTGGTCTAATAACGGAAAACAACTTGCCTATAACCGTTATACGAAAGGCGAGAAAGGTAAATACCTGCACATTTTCCTATTGGATGTTGCTGGCCTATAG
- a CDS encoding DUF4249 domain-containing protein, producing the protein MNYILYFFITILSVLFLSSCEKVIDVSVADADKQYVIEGIITNEAEGCQVKISKTKSISETNSFAGVTSAQVKITDENGTATTLTETSTGVYQSSLIGVPGKRYSLQVNIGGKTFSATSQMPQPVSIDSLYVSSMNFTNEKMYYANVAIMDPVEKGNAYRYVQYVNGVKGKDVFLQNDDISNGKKITNSLYGRDNDKLKVGDQIRVELLSIDAAVYKFWLTLSQSATGDGNSASPANPESNINGGALGYFSAQATTSKTVTVE; encoded by the coding sequence ATGAACTATATACTATACTTCTTTATCACCATACTTTCTGTACTCTTTTTGAGCTCTTGTGAAAAGGTCATTGATGTAAGTGTGGCTGATGCTGATAAACAATACGTCATCGAAGGCATAATCACCAACGAGGCAGAAGGCTGCCAGGTGAAGATATCAAAAACGAAGTCCATTAGCGAGACCAACAGCTTTGCAGGTGTAACCAGCGCACAAGTAAAAATCACAGATGAAAATGGGACAGCAACCACTTTAACAGAAACCAGCACGGGTGTGTATCAAAGCAGCTTAATAGGTGTACCCGGCAAGCGTTATAGTCTGCAGGTAAACATTGGTGGCAAAACCTTTAGCGCCACCTCTCAAATGCCGCAACCCGTTTCGATAGACAGTCTTTATGTTTCGTCAATGAACTTTACCAATGAGAAGATGTATTATGCCAATGTGGCAATCATGGATCCAGTAGAAAAAGGAAATGCCTACCGGTACGTACAATACGTAAATGGTGTAAAAGGAAAAGATGTATTTCTGCAGAATGACGACATCTCTAACGGAAAGAAAATTACCAACTCCTTATATGGCCGCGACAACGATAAACTTAAAGTAGGCGACCAGATACGCGTAGAACTGCTATCCATCGATGCCGCCGTTTATAAGTTTTGGCTTACCCTATCGCAAAGTGCTACAGGCGATGGCAATTCAGCTTCTCCTGCTAACCCGGAGAGCAATATTAATGGCGGTGCCTTAGGCTACTTCAGTGCACAGGCTACCACCTCTAAAACGGTAACAGTAGAATAA
- a CDS encoding D-2-hydroxyacid dehydrogenase produces MKIVVLDGYTLNPGDLDGSALQSLGDVTIHDRTPADKVLERAQMAEILVTNKTVLNASHIQQLPQLKYIGVLATGYNVVDVEAAKQKSIPVTNVPGYSSASVAQLTFALILELCHHVQKHSDSVREGKWSQSKDFCFWDYPLIELAGKTIGIIGMGDIGSQVADISTAFGMNIIGASRTQKGQTHRTNFRWASIEGLLDQSDIVSLHTPLVAETKGLINRSNLQRMKRSAFLINTSRGPLVMDKDLADALNTGVIAGAGIDVLSMEPPSADNPLLSAKNCIITPHIAWATKEARTRLMDVAVKNIAAFLEGKPVNVVNA; encoded by the coding sequence ATGAAGATAGTTGTGTTGGATGGCTATACCTTAAATCCGGGTGATCTGGATGGGTCGGCCTTGCAATCCTTAGGTGATGTGACCATTCACGATCGAACACCGGCTGATAAGGTTTTAGAACGCGCTCAAATGGCGGAAATACTGGTGACCAATAAAACCGTATTGAATGCAAGTCATATTCAGCAGTTGCCACAGTTGAAGTATATAGGCGTTTTAGCTACTGGTTATAATGTGGTTGATGTGGAAGCGGCCAAACAGAAAAGCATCCCCGTGACCAATGTACCAGGTTATAGTTCGGCATCGGTGGCTCAATTAACCTTTGCCTTGATCCTGGAGCTTTGTCATCATGTACAAAAACATAGCGATAGTGTCAGAGAAGGGAAGTGGTCTCAATCGAAGGATTTTTGTTTTTGGGATTATCCCTTGATCGAACTGGCAGGGAAAACCATTGGTATTATTGGTATGGGAGATATTGGCTCACAGGTTGCCGATATTTCAACAGCCTTTGGAATGAATATCATTGGTGCCAGCCGAACGCAAAAAGGACAAACACATCGAACAAACTTTAGATGGGCATCTATAGAGGGGTTGTTGGATCAATCGGATATCGTAAGCTTGCATACGCCGTTGGTAGCTGAAACCAAAGGGTTGATCAATCGGAGCAACCTGCAACGGATGAAGCGTTCAGCTTTTTTGATCAACACCTCCCGGGGACCATTAGTGATGGATAAAGATTTAGCTGATGCCTTGAATACGGGTGTGATTGCTGGTGCTGGTATTGATGTACTGTCCATGGAGCCGCCATCGGCAGACAACCCGTTGCTGTCTGCTAAAAACTGTATCATCACACCTCATATTGCGTGGGCTACAAAAGAAGCAAGGACCCGGTTGATGGATGTGGCTGTAAAAAACATAGCTGCATTTTTGGAGGGGAAACCGGTTAATGTAGTGAACGCATAA
- a CDS encoding AraC family transcriptional regulator, with translation MKPHFHKVPVSLQSSFSIRHDVQRCFPTTWHLHPELELHYVIKGEGVRFIGDNISNFSPGEILFMGQNLPHTWRCKEEYFQEASNLQVEAIVLQFLPTCLGKDFLSLPEAYLIPKLLEKAKRGMVLGGKSKEKIGELMFAALQATNLDRIILLLSIIKILAESKDYHSISSPHAFYKSDDVETQRLNTVCAYTLANYKKNITLEEIASISNLSVTSFCRYFKQMTNKTYNDFLTEIRISHACRLLIEDRLPTELICFQCGFNNISNFYRHFKNITSLTPLEYKREYLKMPVNA, from the coding sequence ATGAAGCCACATTTTCACAAAGTTCCTGTGAGCTTGCAAAGCTCATTCAGTATCCGCCACGACGTACAGCGCTGTTTTCCAACAACCTGGCACTTGCATCCAGAATTGGAACTGCATTATGTTATTAAAGGCGAAGGGGTTCGCTTCATTGGTGATAATATCAGCAACTTCTCACCGGGCGAGATCTTATTTATGGGTCAGAACCTGCCCCATACCTGGCGGTGTAAAGAGGAATATTTCCAGGAGGCCTCCAACCTGCAAGTGGAAGCCATTGTACTACAGTTCTTACCTACTTGCCTGGGCAAAGATTTCTTAAGCCTGCCTGAGGCTTACCTCATTCCAAAACTGCTAGAAAAAGCAAAGAGAGGCATGGTACTGGGCGGCAAATCAAAAGAGAAAATTGGCGAGTTAATGTTTGCCGCATTGCAAGCCACCAATCTTGACCGCATTATACTACTGCTCTCCATTATTAAAATACTGGCGGAATCAAAAGACTACCATTCAATTTCTTCACCACATGCCTTTTATAAATCAGACGATGTAGAAACACAACGATTGAATACAGTTTGCGCCTATACGCTGGCCAATTACAAGAAAAACATTACCCTTGAAGAAATAGCCTCCATCAGCAACTTAAGCGTTACTTCGTTTTGCCGCTATTTCAAACAAATGACCAATAAGACCTACAATGATTTTTTAACAGAGATCCGTATCAGTCATGCCTGCCGGCTATTGATTGAAGACCGGCTTCCAACAGAACTGATTTGTTTTCAGTGCGGCTTTAATAACATCTCTAATTTCTACAGGCACTTTAAAAACATTACTTCATTAACACCTTTAGAGTACAAAAGGGAGTATTTAAAAATGCCGGTAAATGCCTAA
- a CDS encoding dihydrodipicolinate synthase family protein — protein sequence MNKGFIPVMLTPYTATGKVDYDGLTQLTEYYLQAGARGLFANCLSSEMYELTEEERIHVVKHVVKVANGTVPVVATGTFDKTLEKQAEFIKRINDTGTQAVIAITSIIAEKQESDEVFNERVFKLLEATEDIPIGFYECPVPYKRLLSAQQLALFVKTGRVTYHKDTCLDITQVREKIKAGEGHSFGLYDAYMVNAVKSLKAGAAGLSCIQGNYFPRLIVWLCDNYDKPELLAEVAMVQEFFVRHMDVMHDHYPLSAKYCLQKQGLNISTLVRIPGQSAAIVDTRKIDALLNEYLELERTLQLEVPA from the coding sequence ATGAACAAAGGATTTATTCCTGTTATGCTGACACCATACACAGCAACAGGTAAAGTTGACTATGATGGGCTAACCCAATTAACAGAATATTACCTGCAGGCAGGTGCCAGGGGACTTTTTGCCAACTGTCTTTCCAGTGAAATGTATGAGCTGACCGAAGAAGAAAGAATCCATGTAGTAAAGCATGTGGTAAAAGTGGCTAACGGAACAGTGCCTGTGGTAGCTACAGGTACATTTGATAAGACTTTAGAAAAGCAGGCCGAGTTCATAAAGCGGATAAATGATACGGGCACACAGGCTGTAATTGCTATTACTTCTATCATTGCAGAAAAGCAGGAAAGTGATGAGGTTTTTAATGAAAGAGTTTTTAAACTATTAGAGGCGACAGAAGATATTCCTATCGGTTTCTATGAATGTCCTGTTCCCTATAAACGCTTACTATCGGCACAACAGCTGGCCTTATTTGTAAAAACAGGACGGGTTACTTATCATAAGGATACCTGCCTGGATATTACACAAGTACGTGAGAAGATCAAAGCAGGTGAGGGGCATAGCTTTGGACTGTATGACGCCTATATGGTGAACGCTGTGAAATCACTAAAAGCGGGTGCTGCAGGGCTCTCCTGCATCCAGGGTAATTATTTCCCACGATTGATTGTATGGTTGTGTGATAATTATGATAAGCCGGAACTGCTAGCAGAAGTGGCAATGGTTCAGGAGTTTTTTGTTCGGCATATGGATGTCATGCACGATCACTATCCACTCTCTGCCAAGTATTGCCTGCAAAAGCAAGGTCTGAATATTTCTACACTGGTTCGTATCCCTGGTCAATCTGCAGCAATAGTTGATACAAGGAAAATAGATGCCTTATTAAACGAATATCTGGAGCTGGAAAGAACGCTTCAGTTGGAAGTGCCTGCCTGA
- a CDS encoding fucose isomerase encodes MFKENEVLLVASGDLRLSANQSCWAAQEEMELQLARAFEMQGWTIKRAHAYDPVKKHGFIDSQRMGIEAFKNINPHQPIVVAESVWQYTHHVLAGLSTHKGPILTVANWSGMWPGLVGMLNMNGSLTKAGVEYSTLWSETFDDPFFVNGLQEWLDTGVIKHDQSHVVSYDLVKIPGEEEHKGRSFAQRLKHNKAIMGVFDEGCMGMYNAIVPDALLHDVGIFKERLSQATLYARMLSVKDEEAAAVLDWLVQKGMRFNWGTNGAEELTKEQTLEQCKMYIAALRIADEFGCDTIGIQYQQGLKDLTVASDLVEGLLNNQERPPAFSEDGRLLYANEAMPHFNEVDECAGIDALVTYHLWREMGMPGENTLHDLRWGQHYKGNGIDAFVWVFLISGAAPPAHFIDGYKGASSERQPSMYFRLGGGSLKGVSKPGAIVWSRIYVMDNRLQCDLGVGEVVALPEEETQRRWQETTSQWPIMHAVLHGVSRDQMMARHKANHIHVVYTLDLDQAHRACRIKAAALAELGIDVHFCGDVKFGNESL; translated from the coding sequence ATGTTTAAAGAAAATGAGGTTTTACTGGTTGCCAGTGGCGATTTGCGACTTTCCGCCAATCAAAGTTGTTGGGCTGCCCAGGAAGAAATGGAATTACAATTGGCCCGCGCTTTTGAAATGCAAGGCTGGACCATTAAACGGGCTCACGCATATGATCCGGTAAAAAAGCATGGTTTCATTGACTCTCAGAGAATGGGAATTGAGGCGTTTAAAAACATCAACCCTCATCAGCCTATTGTGGTGGCTGAAAGTGTTTGGCAGTATACCCATCATGTGTTAGCAGGCTTGTCTACGCACAAGGGCCCCATTCTTACCGTAGCAAATTGGAGCGGCATGTGGCCAGGATTGGTAGGTATGTTAAATATGAATGGCTCACTGACAAAAGCAGGCGTTGAATACAGCACGCTGTGGAGTGAAACCTTTGATGATCCCTTTTTTGTAAATGGTTTACAGGAATGGTTAGACACTGGTGTTATCAAGCATGATCAGAGCCATGTAGTTAGCTATGACTTAGTAAAGATACCTGGAGAGGAAGAGCATAAAGGCCGCTCATTTGCTCAGCGCCTGAAACACAATAAAGCCATAATGGGCGTTTTTGATGAGGGTTGTATGGGTATGTATAATGCCATTGTGCCTGATGCACTATTACATGATGTTGGCATATTCAAAGAACGCTTGAGCCAGGCTACTTTATATGCGCGTATGCTGAGCGTAAAAGATGAAGAAGCTGCCGCAGTACTGGACTGGCTGGTGCAAAAGGGTATGCGCTTTAATTGGGGAACCAATGGTGCTGAAGAATTGACAAAAGAACAAACGCTGGAGCAGTGTAAAATGTATATCGCGGCCTTACGTATTGCCGACGAGTTTGGCTGTGATACGATCGGTATTCAATACCAGCAAGGGTTAAAAGATCTAACAGTAGCCAGTGACCTCGTAGAGGGCTTATTGAACAACCAGGAACGTCCACCTGCGTTTTCAGAAGATGGCAGATTGCTATACGCCAATGAAGCGATGCCGCACTTCAATGAAGTAGATGAATGTGCCGGTATTGATGCCTTAGTGACGTATCATCTATGGCGCGAGATGGGTATGCCTGGAGAGAACACACTGCACGACTTGCGTTGGGGTCAACATTATAAAGGAAATGGGATTGATGCCTTTGTATGGGTATTCCTCATCTCAGGTGCAGCGCCTCCTGCACACTTTATTGATGGATATAAAGGGGCCAGTAGTGAACGTCAGCCTAGCATGTACTTCCGCTTGGGCGGTGGCAGCTTAAAAGGTGTTAGTAAGCCGGGAGCTATTGTATGGAGCCGCATTTATGTAATGGATAATCGTTTGCAGTGCGACTTGGGTGTAGGTGAAGTAGTAGCCTTACCAGAGGAGGAAACACAACGCCGTTGGCAAGAGACCACATCCCAATGGCCTATAATGCATGCGGTGCTGCATGGTGTAAGCCGGGATCAAATGATGGCCAGGCACAAGGCCAATCATATTCATGTAGTATATACTCTCGATTTGGACCAGGCACATCGCGCCTGTCGTATCAAAGCAGCTGCGCTGGCTGAACTAGGTATCGATGTTCATTTTTGTGGTGATGTAAAGTTTGGAAACGAATCATTGTAA